CCTGACGACGGCCGGGGCCCCCATCCCCATGGGGAGGGAGGTGGATATCCGGGGCCCCAGGGCCACCCCCTCCACCTGGGTATACTGCCGGAACCTCGTCTTCGGGTCCATGGCGGCGGCGTATGCGGAGTCGGTGGGGGCTGAGAGGGTCTACGTCGGCTTCAACGCCGAGGAGGGGAGGTCGTACCCCGACAACAGGCCGGAGTTCGTCGATAGGTTCAACCTCCTCCTGGAGAAGGCCGTTGCCTCCTTCAGCATCCCCCCGAGGGTCGAGGCGCCCCTCGTCCACCTCCAGAAGCCCGAGATCGTAAAGCTCGGGTCGGATCTGGGGGCGCCGATGGCCCTGACCTGGTCCTGCTACCTGGATGGCGCCCTCCACTGCGGGGAGTGCGAGGCGTGTCAGCACCGGATGTTCGGCTTTCTGGAGGCGGGCGTCCCTGACCCCACCGAGTACCTCTGACTCTGGAGTCTTGGGGGAGATCTTCTCCTCCTTCCAGGGGGAGGGGCCGCTCTTAGGGAGGAGGCAGGTCTTCGTCCGGACGGCGGGATGCAACCTCGCTTGCGCCTACTGCGACTCGGCGAAGTTCCGCCGCGAGGTGACGTTTTGTGATGTTATTGCCCCCGGCCTCCGCCGACGGGCTGAAAATCCCGTATCCTTGGCGTGGACGATGGAGGAGGTCCGGGCTCTCTGGGGCAGAGGGACTCATAGCGTCTCGATAACCGGCGGCGAGCCCCTCTGCCAGCCCGAGTTCGTCGAGGCGCTGGCGAGGGCTTGCTCCGCCGAGGGGATGCCTGTCTACCTGGAGACGAACGGCTTCTCTCACCGCCGGTTCTCGAAGATGATCCCTTGGATCGATATTGCGGCCGTCGACATAAAGCTTCCAAGCGCGTTCTCCCGGGGGGGATCGGAGGAGCTGGTCGAGAACGAGCTCGCCTCCATCGAGGCCGCCTCCCGCCGGGGGGTCTTCACCATCGCCAAGGTGGTGGTCCTCGCCTCGACCCCTAGGGCGGAGATAGAGGGCCTCGTTCCCAGGCTGGCGGGGCTGGACGCCGTGGTCGTCCTCCAGCCCGCCTCGGGGGACGGGAGGCCGTCTCCGGAGAAGCTGACAGAGCTATTCGAGGCGGCAGCGGAGGTCCTCTCCGGGGTGGTCGTCATACCCCAGGCCCACAAGATGATGGGGATCCTCTGACCCTGCCGGGAGGGGTCAGAAGCTGAGCTCCTCTTTCTTCTCCGCAATCCTCTCCTTCACCATCCGGCTTCTCTCATCGGCGTTTCTGTCGTACATATCCCGGTACCGATCGGACCGCTCGTTCCTCTCCCATTTAGCCAGCCTGCGGTCGAGGGCCTCGAACATGTACCTCTCCGCCGCCTTCACCGTATCGAAGTCTCCTCGGAGGACGAGGATCTCCCTCTCCTCGGACTCGCCGTCCAGAAGGCCGACCTTGGCGTTCCGCCTCACCGGCTCCAGCTCGAATCTGTCCACCAGATCCTGGATCACGCTGAGGGGCATCCCTATGGGGATCGCCAGGTCGTAGAGCCCAGAAAGTTCCTCTCTCTTCTCAATTTCAGCGTCGGCCATCTCATCATCACCCTCAGATCCTCATCCCTTGAAGATTTAACTCTGTCGAAGGGCGCAGCGCCGGAGGTGGGCCAGCGTACGGGTTTACATCCTTTGGAAGAGCATCGCCGGACCGGGGGATCCTCGGAAGGTCGAACCTTCTCCGGCGCATAGCCGATCGTCAGAAGAAGCAGATGGGGCGGCCTTATGCCCCCGTCTTCCGG
The sequence above is drawn from the Methanothrix harundinacea 6Ac genome and encodes:
- a CDS encoding 7-cyano-7-deazaguanine synthase — translated: MTPKAVCLCSGGLDSTVAATKALNDGFEISIFHVLYGQKAEEREKRAIAEVAGALGAVEVRFAKTDLFRKMTPLTTAGAPIPMGREVDIRGPRATPSTWVYCRNLVFGSMAAAYAESVGAERVYVGFNAEEGRSYPDNRPEFVDRFNLLLEKAVASFSIPPRVEAPLVHLQKPEIVKLGSDLGAPMALTWSCYLDGALHCGECEACQHRMFGFLEAGVPDPTEYL
- a CDS encoding 7-carboxy-7-deazaguanine synthase QueE, whose product is MGEIFSSFQGEGPLLGRRQVFVRTAGCNLACAYCDSAKFRREVTFCDVIAPGLRRRAENPVSLAWTMEEVRALWGRGTHSVSITGGEPLCQPEFVEALARACSAEGMPVYLETNGFSHRRFSKMIPWIDIAAVDIKLPSAFSRGGSEELVENELASIEAASRRGVFTIAKVVVLASTPRAEIEGLVPRLAGLDAVVVLQPASGDGRPSPEKLTELFEAAAEVLSGVVVIPQAHKMMGIL